A DNA window from Bradyrhizobium sp. CCBAU 53421 contains the following coding sequences:
- a CDS encoding peptidoglycan-binding domain-containing protein — translation MPRQTLDDDETPRRRRGAKAVAIAAEEERGLVMRLLLHSPKDLVAGLLATSAIVAILINALFLQAGRHPSPMFGGSVVTLPPPASLAAAASPMPRPRPAEAAARSVEPAAMEPTRSVDVKPVETKPAETRSVEAKPEPRPVEVKPVDPMANLVLKSTAAPPAAAASPAAAPSSVIRPPAPIPTQHLSPAGKRIAAVQRTLTEYGYGQLKPTGTIGADTQHAIAKFERARKLPVTGQMSDRLVRELGTMIGHSIE, via the coding sequence GTGCCTAGACAGACTTTGGATGATGACGAAACGCCGCGCCGTCGTCGCGGTGCCAAGGCGGTGGCCATCGCGGCCGAGGAGGAGCGTGGCCTCGTCATGCGCCTGCTGCTGCACAGTCCGAAGGATCTGGTTGCGGGCCTGCTGGCGACGTCTGCCATTGTCGCGATCCTGATCAACGCACTGTTCCTGCAGGCCGGCCGTCATCCGTCGCCGATGTTCGGCGGTTCGGTGGTGACGCTGCCGCCGCCGGCCTCTCTTGCCGCGGCCGCCAGCCCGATGCCGCGGCCGCGCCCGGCCGAGGCCGCCGCCCGATCGGTCGAGCCCGCCGCCATGGAGCCGACCAGGTCGGTCGACGTGAAGCCGGTCGAGACCAAGCCGGCCGAGACCAGGTCCGTTGAAGCCAAGCCGGAGCCGAGGCCGGTCGAGGTCAAGCCGGTCGATCCGATGGCCAATTTGGTGCTGAAGTCGACCGCCGCGCCGCCGGCCGCCGCAGCGTCCCCGGCCGCCGCGCCGTCCAGCGTCATTCGTCCGCCGGCGCCGATCCCGACACAGCATCTGAGCCCAGCCGGCAAGCGCATCGCCGCGGTCCAGCGGACGCTGACCGAGTATGGCTACGGCCAGCTCAAGCCGACCGGCACGATCGGCGCCGATACCCAGCACGCGATCGCGAAGTTCGAGCGCGCGCGCAAGCTGCCGGTGACCGGGCAGATGTCCGATCGCCTGGTGCGCGAGCTCGGCACGATGATCGGGCATTCGATCGAGTAG